The Fragaria vesca subsp. vesca linkage group LG2, FraVesHawaii_1.0, whole genome shotgun sequence genome includes a window with the following:
- the LOC101315403 gene encoding tRNA dimethylallyltransferase 2-like: MGPTGSGKSKLAIDLASHFPVEVINADSMQVYDGLDVLTNKVPLHEQNGVPHHLLGTVSPNVEFTAKDFRDSAIPLIDDILSRNCVPVIVGGTNYYIQALVSPFLLDDTVEDMDERFLGDHPAGQQQTELASEVDNSSYSYEDLKVIDPIAANRIHPNNHRKINQYLSMYAHHGVRPSKILQGKAAKNWGRVDNFRYNCCFLCMDASLPVLDRFVDQRVDSMIDAGLLDEVYEIYTRNADYTRGVRQAIGVREFESFLNLYITEASDEGNHLIDGSMSFKLVDLADKMLKENMRLILNSLTDTQPKAVLKEAIEKVKLNTRRLVRRQKRRINRLDMLFGWNMHSLDATESILCQSDDTWYAEVVGPAVELVKSFLNQDPTLVPDSVTPNSTEMNMIQRDLWTQYTCKACGDKILRGAHEWEQHKQGRGHRKRISRLKKSREYLSVEQHSS; this comes from the exons ATGGGACCCACAGGTTCCGGAAAGTCCAAGCTCGCCATTGACTTGGCATCCCACTTTCCTGTCGAGGTAATCAACGCCGATTCAATGCAGGTCTACGATGGCCTCGACGTTCTCACCAACAAGGTCCCTCTCCACGAACAAAACG GAGTGCCTCATCATCTTCTGGGCACTGTAAGCCCGAATGTGGAGTTTACTGCTAAAGACTTCAGGGACTCTGCCATTCCG CTAATCGATGATATCTTGTCTCGCAACTGTGTTCCAGTCATAGTTGGGGGTACAAATTACTATATTCAG GCTCTTGTTAGTCCATTCCTTCTTGATGACACAGTAGAAGATATGGACGAAAGATTTTTAGGTGACCATCCGG CTGGACAACAACAGACTGAGCTGGCATCTGAAGTAGACAATTCCAGTTATAGTTATGAGGATCTTAAAGTCATTGATCCAATTGCAGCAAACAGAATCCATCCAAATAATCACAGAAAA ATTAATCAGTACCTTAGTATGTATGCTCACCATGGTGTTCGTCCTAGCAAAATTCTTCAGGGCAAGGCTGCCAAA AACTGGGGTCGAGTTGATAACTTCAGATACAATTGTTGTTTTTTATGCATGGATGCTTCTCTTCCTGTGCTGGACCGATTTGTGGATCAGAGAGTAGATTCCATGATAGATGCTGGACTCCTTGATGAAGTGTATGAAATTTATACTCGGAATGCTGATTATACTCGAGGTGTCCGGCAGGCCATTGGGGTTAGGGAGTTTGAAAGTTTTTTGAATTTGTACATAACTGAAGCTAGTGATGAAGGAAATCATTTGATAGATGGGTCAATGTCCTTCAAGTTAGTAGACCTGGCTGACAAGATGTTGAAAGAGAACATGAGGCTCATCCTGAATTCCTTGACTGACACTCAACCCAAAGCTGTGCTAAAAGAAGCTATTGAGAAAGTAAAACTGAACACCAGAAGACTAGTTCGTCGTCAG AAACGAAGGATAAATCGACTGGATATGTTGTTTGGATGGAACATGCATTCCCTTGACGCAACCGAGTCCATTCTAT GCCAATCAGATGATACATGGTATGCAGAGGTGGTTGGACCAGCTGTTGAATTGGTTAAATCTTTCCTTAATCAGGATCCAACTTTGGTGCCTGATTCGGTTACCCCAAATAGCACTGAAATGAATATGATACAGAGGGACTTATGGACTCAGTATACATGCAAG GCCTGTGGTGACAAGATCCTTAGAGGAGCACACGAGTGGGAACAACACAAGCAGGGTCGTGGACATCGGAAACGAATTTCTCGGCTTAAAAAGTCGCGAGAATATTTGTCTGTCGAGCAGCACAGTAGTTAG
- the LOC101290923 gene encoding uncharacterized protein At5g22580-like, whose product MGEFKHLVIVKFKQDVVVEEILTGLEKLVAEIDAVKSYEWGQDLESQEMLTQGFTHAILMTFDKKEDYSVFLSHPKHAEFSATFSTVLEKIVLLDFSATLVKPAPPPPPPPPAPEVKAEV is encoded by the exons ATGGGAGAGTTCAAACACTTGGTGATAGTTAAGTTCAAGCAAGATGTGGTGGTGGAGGAGATTCTCACAGGGTTGGAGAAGTTGGTTGCTGAGATTGATGCTGTTAAGTCGTATGAATG GGGACAGGACTTGGAGAGCCAGGAGATGCTTACACAAGGTTTCACTCATGCCATCTTGATGACTTTTGACAAGAAGGAAGATTACAGTGTGTTTCTCAGCCACCCTAAACATGCAGAATTTTCTGCTACATTTTCTACTGTTCTAGAAAAGATTGTGCTGCTTGATTTCTCAGCTACTCTTGTCAAGCCTGCACCACCACCACCACCACCTCCACCAGCACCAGAAGTTAAAGCTGAGGTTTAA